A single window of Desulfovibrio sp. G11 DNA harbors:
- the trpA gene encoding tryptophan synthase subunit alpha translates to MNLLEEKIRAANAAGRPALIPFLTAGFPDRATFWPTLMELDENGADIIEIGVPFSDPVADGPVVEEASRRALSDGVNLRGILAELAQRKGLVKAGLVLMGYLNPFLQYGYEKLAQDAARGGVHGFIVPDLPHEESGPLHRALKKEGIALIPLVGPNTSAERMALYAEEGEGYVYVVSVMGITGERGDVAPQVADTMRRARSVFSLPLALGFGLREPGQLRELPPDARPDAAVFGSALLNHLEEGHSAEEFMARWK, encoded by the coding sequence ATGAACCTGCTTGAAGAAAAGATACGTGCGGCCAATGCCGCCGGACGCCCGGCCCTTATCCCTTTTTTGACCGCGGGCTTTCCCGATCGCGCAACATTTTGGCCCACATTGATGGAGCTGGATGAAAACGGAGCGGATATTATTGAAATAGGCGTGCCGTTTTCCGATCCCGTTGCCGACGGCCCGGTGGTGGAAGAGGCTTCGCGGCGGGCGCTCAGCGACGGGGTAAACCTGCGCGGCATTCTTGCGGAGCTTGCCCAGCGCAAGGGCCTTGTCAAGGCCGGGCTTGTGTTGATGGGATATCTGAATCCCTTTTTGCAGTATGGCTACGAAAAACTGGCGCAGGATGCAGCCCGGGGCGGTGTGCATGGCTTCATCGTGCCCGACCTGCCCCATGAAGAGTCCGGGCCGCTGCATCGTGCCCTGAAGAAAGAGGGCATCGCCCTTATCCCGCTGGTGGGACCCAATACCAGTGCGGAGCGCATGGCCCTGTATGCCGAAGAAGGCGAGGGCTATGTGTATGTGGTTTCGGTTATGGGCATTACCGGAGAACGGGGAGATGTAGCTCCGCAGGTGGCCGATACCATGCGGCGGGCGCGTTCTGTCTTCAGCCTTCCCTTGGCTTTAGGCTTCGGCCTGCGTGAGCCGGGGCAGCTCAGGGAACTTCCGCCGGACGCCAGGCCGGATGCCGCGGTTTTCGGCAGTGCCCTGCTCAACCACCTTGAAGAAGGCCACAGCGCCGAAGAGTTTATGGCCCGCTGGAAATAG
- the trpB gene encoding tryptophan synthase subunit beta: MKNRYFGEFGGCFVPELLMPPLMEVEAAMHDIYPTEAFQAELESLLRNYAGRETPLTHCPTLSRELGFDLWLKREDLLHTGAHKINNTLGQALLARHMGKTALVAETGAGQHGVATAASAARLGMECTIYMGAEDVERQAPNVMRMKLLGATVHAVESGTRTLKDAINEALRAWIGSQKTTHYCFGTAAGPHPFPLLVRELQSVIGRETRAQMLEKTGRLPDAIVACVGGGSNAIGMFYPFLDDAAVRIVGVEAAGTGEPGCFNSAPLNLGVPGVLHGAYSMLLQNDDGQVEPSHSISAGLDYPGVGPEHSWLHKTGRVHYGMVKDGNALAAFQRLCRAEGILPALESSHALAWVLDHPHEFKPGQQVVVNLSGRGDKDLGIINKALGFALGQDEV; the protein is encoded by the coding sequence ATGAAGAACAGATATTTTGGTGAATTCGGCGGCTGCTTTGTGCCCGAATTGCTCATGCCGCCGCTTATGGAGGTCGAGGCGGCCATGCACGACATTTATCCCACAGAGGCCTTTCAGGCTGAACTGGAAAGCCTCCTGCGCAATTATGCCGGGCGTGAGACACCGTTGACCCATTGCCCGACCCTGTCGCGGGAACTGGGCTTTGACCTCTGGCTCAAGCGTGAGGACCTGTTGCATACAGGGGCGCACAAGATCAACAATACCCTGGGGCAGGCGCTGCTTGCCAGGCATATGGGCAAGACGGCCCTGGTGGCTGAAACCGGAGCCGGGCAGCACGGTGTTGCCACCGCGGCCTCCGCGGCCCGCCTGGGTATGGAATGCACCATTTATATGGGTGCGGAAGATGTGGAGCGGCAAGCCCCCAACGTCATGCGCATGAAGCTGCTCGGGGCCACCGTGCACGCGGTGGAAAGCGGTACGCGCACCCTCAAGGATGCCATTAACGAAGCCCTGCGCGCCTGGATAGGCAGCCAGAAAACAACTCATTACTGCTTTGGAACAGCTGCAGGGCCACATCCTTTTCCGCTGTTGGTGCGTGAGCTGCAAAGCGTCATAGGGCGCGAAACACGCGCCCAGATGCTGGAAAAAACCGGCAGGCTGCCTGATGCCATAGTGGCTTGCGTGGGCGGCGGGTCCAATGCCATCGGCATGTTTTATCCTTTTCTCGACGATGCCGCAGTGCGCATTGTGGGCGTAGAGGCAGCAGGTACCGGCGAGCCGGGCTGCTTCAACTCCGCGCCGCTCAACCTCGGCGTTCCCGGTGTGCTGCACGGCGCGTACAGCATGCTTTTGCAGAATGATGACGGCCAGGTGGAGCCTTCACATTCCATTTCCGCCGGTCTGGATTATCCGGGCGTTGGTCCCGAGCACTCCTGGCTGCACAAAACGGGCCGCGTCCACTACGGCATGGTTAAAGACGGCAACGCACTTGCGGCCTTTCAGCGACTATGCCGCGCCGAGGGCATCCTGCCTGCCCTGGAATCTTCACATGCGCTGGCCTGGGTGCTGGATCATCCGCATGAGTTCAAGCCCGGCCAGCAGGTGGTGGTCAACCTTTCGGGCCGCGGTGACAAGGATCTTGGCATTATCAACAAGGCCCTGGGTTTTGCCCTGGGGCAGGACGAGGTGTAG
- a CDS encoding indole-3-glycerol-phosphate synthase — MLLERFIKAKTAEVEGLRRLAEQGKIPAPLDVPRPEFSAALCGRSVPAVRLGEYSLAVVAEYKRASPSRGVICENIGIEEAVRQYAASGAGCLSILTEETYFHGDISYLHKAADPALYAKHQPPLLRKDFIFDPLQVAATAATPASALLLIVRLTPDARTLRSLREQAESLGMQAVVEVFDREDLDLARQSGARIIQVNARDLGSLVTDRKAPLDLIRACPPQKDEIWIAASGIDSGGHLLDSARAGFAAVLVGSALMAGGTPGLTLTRLLEQAQAAGDAASCTAGEKKGHAY; from the coding sequence ATGCTGCTTGAGCGTTTCATCAAGGCCAAGACGGCCGAAGTTGAGGGCCTGCGCCGATTGGCGGAGCAGGGTAAAATCCCCGCGCCGCTTGATGTGCCGCGGCCGGAGTTTTCGGCGGCCCTGTGCGGCCGCTCCGTGCCTGCCGTGCGCCTGGGGGAATATTCGCTGGCCGTGGTGGCCGAATACAAGCGGGCCTCGCCTTCGCGCGGGGTCATCTGCGAAAACATCGGCATCGAAGAGGCCGTACGCCAGTATGCCGCCTCAGGGGCAGGCTGCCTGTCCATCCTGACGGAAGAGACGTATTTTCACGGCGATATAAGCTACCTGCACAAGGCGGCAGATCCGGCCCTGTACGCGAAGCATCAGCCGCCCCTCTTGCGCAAGGACTTCATCTTTGACCCGCTTCAGGTGGCGGCCACGGCGGCTACTCCGGCCTCGGCCCTGCTGCTCATCGTGCGGCTCACACCGGATGCCCGCACATTGCGGTCCTTGCGGGAACAGGCCGAAAGCCTCGGGATGCAGGCTGTGGTGGAGGTGTTTGACAGGGAAGACCTGGACCTTGCCCGGCAGAGCGGGGCGCGCATTATTCAGGTCAATGCGCGGGATCTGGGCAGCCTCGTGACCGACCGCAAGGCCCCCCTGGACCTTATCCGGGCCTGCCCCCCGCAAAAAGATGAAATATGGATAGCTGCCAGCGGCATAGACAGCGGAGGGCACTTGCTGGACTCGGCCCGGGCGGGCTTTGCCGCGGTACTGGTGGGCAGCGCCCTTATGGCTGGCGGCACGCCGGGGCTGACGCTGACCCGCCTGCTTGAGCAGGCGCAAGCCGCCGGTGATGCCGCGTCCTGTACGGCAGGGGAGAAAAAAGGCCATGCTTATTAA
- a CDS encoding DUF2325 domain-containing protein yields MCVTLIGGMDRLHKDYIAAAKEKGHSLKCISRNERNFTDKIGNPDAMIVFTNKISHEAKRKAVQVARSRNIPLQMVHSCGVSSLRECLRSS; encoded by the coding sequence ATGTGCGTTACACTTATAGGCGGTATGGACAGGCTGCACAAAGATTACATTGCCGCAGCCAAGGAAAAGGGGCATTCTCTTAAATGCATCAGCCGTAATGAGCGTAATTTTACCGACAAGATCGGCAATCCCGATGCCATGATCGTTTTTACCAACAAGATTTCGCATGAAGCCAAGCGCAAGGCCGTGCAGGTGGCCCGTTCGCGCAATATTCCCCTGCAGATGGTTCACTCATGCGGCGTGTCTTCCCTGCGAGAATGTCTGCGTAGCTCCTAG
- a CDS encoding 3'-5' exonuclease, translating into MSDVSAPSCVAIDFETSGYAAHSACAVGLARIEDGRVTEQFYSLVRPPSSRVLFTEIHGLTWPMLKNAPVFGDVWPQMESFMKGAGVLLAHNASFDRRVLLACCREAGAGVPEQHFLCTLKGARRSLPLPSKKLNHVCEHFGIALEHHHAGSDAAACAEVYLHLRALGVTDSQMRI; encoded by the coding sequence TTGTCTGACGTTTCCGCCCCGTCCTGCGTGGCCATAGATTTTGAAACATCCGGATATGCGGCCCACAGCGCTTGTGCTGTGGGCCTTGCACGCATTGAAGACGGCCGCGTTACAGAGCAGTTTTACAGTCTTGTGCGGCCGCCTTCTTCGCGGGTGCTTTTTACAGAAATTCATGGTCTTACCTGGCCCATGCTTAAAAATGCCCCTGTTTTTGGCGACGTATGGCCTCAAATGGAATCGTTCATGAAAGGGGCAGGCGTGCTGCTGGCGCATAATGCCTCTTTTGACCGGCGTGTGCTGCTGGCCTGCTGCCGTGAGGCTGGGGCGGGTGTGCCGGAGCAGCATTTTCTCTGTACGCTCAAGGGCGCGCGCCGCAGCCTGCCTTTGCCCTCCAAAAAGCTGAATCATGTGTGCGAGCATTTCGGCATTGCCCTGGAACACCATCATGCGGGTTCTGATGCTGCGGCCTGCGCAGAGGTTTATCTGCATCTGCGGGCTTTGGGTGTTACCGACAGCCAGATGCGCATCTAG
- a CDS encoding thermonuclease family protein: MVRVEDGNTISVSSTRNSDEADTVLRFYGIDAPSLSQPFGAEALQRLARIMPRGTKVTFEPVGRSESGTVSALVQVGGTSVNYQLVVEGLAWVDRQTCKAIFCRRWMIQEHQAVVDKRGIWGLNIGTPPWQWGR; the protein is encoded by the coding sequence GTGGTGCGTGTTGAAGACGGCAATACCATTTCCGTCAGCAGTACACGCAACAGTGACGAGGCCGATACGGTGCTGCGTTTTTACGGCATAGACGCGCCGTCCCTGAGCCAGCCTTTCGGGGCTGAAGCCCTGCAACGCCTGGCCAGAATCATGCCACGCGGCACAAAGGTGACATTCGAACCTGTGGGCAGAAGCGAATCGGGCACGGTGAGCGCTCTTGTGCAGGTTGGCGGCACATCGGTCAATTATCAACTGGTTGTGGAAGGCCTGGCCTGGGTTGACAGGCAGACATGCAAGGCTATCTTCTGCCGTCGCTGGATGATCCAGGAGCATCAGGCCGTTGTGGACAAACGGGGCATATGGGGCCTGAATATAGGTACCCCGCCCTGGCAGTGGGGCAGATAA
- a CDS encoding phosphoribosylanthranilate isomerase, with protein MLIKVCGLTRQADVDLAASFGASMCGFIFHPVSPRCVSPAQAASMESGNMLRVGVFVEQDAEEICRIMAEARLDMAQLHGRQDAACARAVGAQRVIRVIWPARCCHRALLYNELQNHADACACYLLDAGLAGGGSGVRLDWEDLNHLPSPRPWLLAGGLSAENVGLALSRCSPDGVDFNSGVEDAPGQKNAQKLAAALAVAAKQKGNRYLS; from the coding sequence ATGCTTATTAAGGTTTGCGGCCTCACACGGCAGGCGGATGTGGACCTGGCCGCCTCTTTTGGGGCAAGCATGTGCGGATTTATTTTTCATCCGGTCAGCCCCCGGTGCGTCAGTCCGGCTCAGGCCGCCTCGATGGAGAGCGGCAACATGTTGCGCGTGGGTGTTTTTGTGGAGCAGGACGCTGAAGAAATATGCCGCATCATGGCCGAGGCGCGGCTGGACATGGCCCAACTGCACGGCCGACAGGATGCGGCCTGTGCCAGGGCCGTGGGTGCACAGCGGGTGATCCGTGTCATCTGGCCCGCGCGCTGTTGCCACAGGGCCTTGCTGTATAACGAATTGCAGAATCACGCCGACGCCTGCGCCTGCTACCTGCTGGATGCGGGTCTGGCTGGCGGGGGCAGTGGCGTGCGTCTTGATTGGGAAGATCTGAACCATCTGCCGTCGCCGCGCCCTTGGCTTCTGGCCGGCGGCCTGAGCGCAGAAAACGTGGGGCTGGCCCTGAGCAGATGCTCCCCGGATGGAGTGGATTTCAATTCCGGCGTGGAGGATGCGCCGGGGCAGAAAAATGCGCAAAAGCTGGCGGCCGCCCTCGCGGTAGCCGCAAAACAGAAAGGCAATAGGTACTTGTCATGA
- the feoB gene encoding ferrous iron transport protein B, with protein MFNGYTGARQHVGNYPGVTVDKKEGHINVDGTHVTVVDLPGTYSLTAYSQEERVARQELAGDNVQAVIDIVDASALERNLLLTVQMLEMGTPLVLCCNMMDEARASGVHIDMERLGTLLGVPVLPMVARTGEGLKEGMKAAVELARNGKRQPMRISYGMELDEALLELEKRITAADLLTDRYLPSWVALKLLEGDDVIMAEVRAADAKTADELAALCRKTADHVRATLNANLESLITDHRYGYIRSILRDGVFHQDPGKDRLALSDKLDKVLTNALFGPLLMIGVLYLMFYVTFEVGAYPQGWVEDGFAWLGEFLGEVMPEGLARSLVVDGIIAGVGGVVSFVPLILIMFALISFMEDSGYMARVAYMMDRIFRFFGLHGASVMPYIISGGIAGGCAIPGAMATRTLRSPKEKLATLLTLPYMSCGAKLPVFLLLAGTFFPEQAATVMFLIMLAGWVMALLVARLLRSSIVKGEATPFVMELPPYRMPTLFSLLLHCWERAWMYLKKAGTVLVAISIIIWAGMTFPELPEDMAAPFEQKIEQIESQIAALPEGADERTALEEELAGVRDELGEEELAYSVAGRLGKAVEPATRPVGFDWRTDIALLAGIAAKEAIVSTLGTAYAIGEQDPEDAAPLAERLKSDANWSKATALSLMLFVLMYSPCFVALVVIKQEAGSWGWLVFSVVFNTAVAYVVAMAAYQIGRSVWG; from the coding sequence GTGTTTAACGGCTATACCGGGGCGCGGCAGCATGTGGGCAACTATCCGGGTGTCACGGTTGACAAGAAGGAAGGTCATATCAACGTGGACGGCACGCACGTCACGGTGGTGGACCTGCCCGGAACCTATTCGCTGACCGCCTATTCGCAGGAAGAGCGCGTGGCCCGGCAGGAACTGGCCGGCGACAATGTACAGGCAGTTATAGACATTGTGGACGCCTCTGCCCTGGAGCGCAACCTGCTGCTTACTGTGCAGATGCTTGAAATGGGCACGCCGCTGGTGCTCTGCTGCAACATGATGGACGAAGCGCGCGCTTCCGGGGTGCATATCGACATGGAGCGCCTGGGAACCCTTTTGGGGGTTCCTGTATTGCCTATGGTGGCGCGTACCGGCGAGGGGCTTAAAGAAGGCATGAAGGCCGCCGTTGAGCTTGCCAGAAACGGCAAGCGCCAACCTATGCGTATTTCTTACGGCATGGAGCTGGATGAGGCCCTGCTTGAACTTGAAAAGCGCATCACTGCCGCAGATCTGCTGACTGACCGCTACCTGCCCAGCTGGGTAGCCCTCAAACTGCTGGAGGGTGATGATGTAATCATGGCCGAAGTCCGCGCGGCCGATGCCAAAACGGCCGATGAGCTTGCGGCCTTGTGCAGAAAAACAGCGGATCACGTGCGCGCCACGCTTAACGCCAACCTTGAATCACTCATTACAGATCACCGCTATGGCTACATCCGCAGCATCCTGCGCGACGGCGTTTTTCATCAGGATCCCGGCAAGGACCGCCTGGCTCTTTCCGACAAGCTGGACAAGGTGCTTACTAATGCCCTGTTCGGCCCGCTGCTCATGATCGGAGTGCTTTACCTCATGTTTTACGTGACGTTTGAGGTGGGCGCGTATCCACAGGGATGGGTTGAAGACGGTTTTGCCTGGCTTGGCGAATTTTTGGGCGAGGTCATGCCGGAAGGCCTGGCACGCTCTCTGGTGGTGGACGGCATCATTGCCGGTGTGGGCGGGGTCGTAAGCTTTGTGCCGCTGATCCTTATCATGTTCGCCCTGATTTCCTTTATGGAAGACAGCGGCTACATGGCTCGCGTGGCCTATATGATGGACCGTATTTTCCGCTTTTTCGGCCTGCACGGTGCTTCGGTCATGCCTTACATCATTTCCGGCGGCATTGCGGGCGGCTGCGCCATTCCCGGTGCCATGGCCACCCGTACCCTGCGCAGCCCCAAGGAAAAACTGGCGACCCTGCTGACCCTGCCCTACATGTCCTGCGGAGCCAAGCTGCCTGTCTTTTTGCTGCTGGCGGGAACATTCTTTCCCGAGCAGGCGGCCACGGTCATGTTTTTGATCATGCTGGCCGGATGGGTCATGGCCCTGCTCGTGGCGCGCCTGCTGCGCTCGTCCATCGTCAAGGGCGAAGCAACGCCATTTGTTATGGAACTGCCCCCCTACCGTATGCCCACCCTGTTCAGCCTGTTGCTGCACTGCTGGGAGCGCGCCTGGATGTATCTCAAGAAGGCCGGTACGGTGCTGGTGGCCATATCCATCATCATCTGGGCGGGCATGACATTTCCCGAACTGCCCGAAGACATGGCCGCGCCTTTTGAACAGAAGATAGAGCAGATTGAAAGCCAGATTGCCGCTCTGCCTGAAGGAGCCGATGAGCGCACCGCCCTTGAGGAAGAGCTGGCCGGAGTGCGTGACGAACTGGGTGAAGAAGAACTGGCCTATTCCGTTGCCGGTCGCCTGGGCAAGGCTGTGGAGCCAGCTACCCGGCCTGTGGGCTTCGACTGGCGTACAGACATTGCCCTGCTTGCGGGCATTGCCGCCAAAGAGGCCATTGTGTCTACCCTGGGAACCGCCTACGCCATTGGTGAACAGGACCCCGAAGACGCCGCTCCTCTGGCCGAACGGCTGAAGAGCGATGCCAACTGGTCCAAGGCCACGGCCCTTTCGTTGATGCTTTTTGTGCTCATGTACTCTCCCTGCTTTGTGGCGCTTGTGGTCATCAAGCAGGAGGCGGGGAGCTGGGGCTGGCTGGTATTCAGCGTTGTCTTCAATACGGCGGTGGCCTATGTGGTGGCCATGGCGGCCTACCAGATCGGCCGGTCCGTCTGGGGATAG
- a CDS encoding IS256 family transposase, giving the protein MMVDPKDIPDELIDALLANYQKPDDLLGKNGILEQLTKRVMERALQAEMTYHLGHEKHGRVANASGNTRNGTSKKTLKGKNGSLPIAIPRDRDGSFEPQLVEKHQTHWQGLDDSIISLYARGMSVREIQGHLKELYHTDVSPALISAVTDEVAEDVRQWQGRPLDAIYPILYLDCIHVKVRDSGTVGTKAVYLALGVTMSGVKDLLGMWISPNEGAKFWLSVVTELRNRGVQDIFIACVDGLKGFPEAIESVFPKTQIQLCIVHLVRNSLKFVGWKERKTVAADLREIYSSPTAELAQSALERLEHKYNSSYPLITKSWRAHWQRIIPFFDYPPEIRKVIYTTNAIESLNMSLRKVTKAKGAFPHDEAVFKIFWLALRNISKKWTMPIRDWKAALNRFAIQFEERFPT; this is encoded by the coding sequence ATGATGGTCGACCCCAAAGATATACCCGATGAGTTAATTGACGCTCTGCTTGCCAACTATCAAAAGCCCGACGACCTGCTGGGAAAAAACGGCATTCTGGAACAACTGACCAAGCGAGTTATGGAGCGCGCTTTGCAAGCGGAGATGACCTACCATCTGGGGCATGAAAAACATGGCAGAGTTGCCAACGCCAGCGGCAACACCCGCAACGGCACAAGCAAAAAAACCTTGAAGGGGAAGAACGGCTCTTTGCCCATTGCGATTCCTCGAGACCGGGACGGCAGTTTTGAGCCGCAGTTGGTGGAAAAGCATCAGACCCACTGGCAAGGTTTAGATGATAGCATCATTTCGCTATATGCCCGTGGCATGAGCGTACGCGAAATCCAGGGGCATCTGAAAGAGCTGTATCACACAGACGTTTCACCGGCGCTTATCAGCGCGGTAACCGATGAAGTGGCCGAGGATGTCCGTCAATGGCAAGGCCGCCCTCTGGATGCCATTTATCCTATCCTTTACCTGGACTGCATCCACGTTAAGGTGCGCGATTCCGGCACGGTCGGTACCAAGGCGGTGTATCTGGCCCTTGGCGTGACCATGAGCGGCGTGAAAGATTTGTTGGGTATGTGGATCTCCCCGAACGAGGGCGCAAAGTTCTGGCTGTCCGTGGTGACGGAACTGCGAAACCGGGGAGTGCAGGACATCTTCATCGCCTGCGTGGACGGGCTTAAGGGCTTTCCGGAGGCCATTGAAAGCGTATTTCCTAAAACGCAAATCCAGCTGTGCATTGTGCATCTGGTCCGGAACAGCTTGAAATTCGTGGGCTGGAAGGAGCGTAAAACCGTTGCCGCCGACCTGAGGGAAATATACAGCTCGCCAACGGCAGAACTGGCCCAGTCAGCCCTTGAGCGCCTGGAACACAAATACAATTCCAGTTATCCGCTCATCACAAAATCCTGGCGGGCCCACTGGCAGCGGATAATCCCCTTCTTTGACTACCCGCCGGAAATCCGGAAGGTGATCTATACGACGAATGCCATAGAATCGCTGAACATGAGCCTGCGCAAGGTGACCAAAGCCAAGGGGGCTTTCCCCCACGATGAGGCCGTTTTCAAAATCTTCTGGCTGGCGCTGCGAAATATCAGCAAAAAATGGACTATGCCCATCAGGGATTGGAAGGCAGCGTTGAACAGATTCGCCATACAATTTGAGGAAAGATTTCCAACTTAA
- the trpD gene encoding anthranilate phosphoribosyltransferase has translation MFLLIDNYDSFTYNLVQAFHALGHKPVVMTNDDPAVLGMAENPDLALVCISPGPGHPSKAGFCPEFLGRLDPRIPVLGVCLGHQLLGLHAGARVEVGPCIMHGKQSEIVHDGTGLFSGLPNPMRVGRYHSLVVRADEDAENPRFTVTARGPEGEVMALRYNDRPWVGVQFHPESVLTPEGLRLLGNFPQMIMDAGGPASNFADILERLARGEDLSAEMAAAGFAALMDGKMTSAQAGSFLMGLRMKGESALELAHATRAALARAVRVDGVSGTTIDVVGTGGDGRNSFNCSTATSLVLAGMGYKVVKHGGRAVSSKCGSADALEALGIALDENPASVAEMVKKRNFAFLFAPHFHPSFANIGPVRKELGVRTLFNILGPMINPARPSHLLMGVARPELVDLVAETLLQGPLYRAAVVCGAGDYDEITPIGPARMALLHAGSVTPMTLDPRDFGILPCTVEDLAVDGKDEAVAVLRGILDGEGPRAMLDMVALNVGLAVYLLEENMDMALCMARAREAVSGGFGRKVLHAA, from the coding sequence ATGTTTCTTCTTATAGATAATTACGATTCTTTTACATATAATCTGGTACAGGCCTTTCACGCCCTGGGGCACAAGCCTGTAGTTATGACCAACGACGACCCCGCAGTGCTTGGCATGGCTGAAAATCCGGACCTTGCCCTGGTCTGTATTTCTCCCGGGCCGGGGCATCCTTCCAAAGCGGGTTTTTGCCCCGAATTTCTCGGGCGTCTTGATCCGCGTATTCCGGTGCTTGGCGTGTGCCTGGGGCATCAGTTGCTTGGCCTGCACGCCGGGGCGCGGGTGGAAGTTGGCCCCTGCATCATGCACGGCAAGCAGTCTGAAATAGTGCATGACGGCACGGGCCTGTTCTCCGGCCTGCCCAATCCCATGCGGGTAGGGCGTTACCATTCCCTTGTGGTACGTGCCGACGAAGATGCCGAAAATCCGCGTTTTACCGTCACAGCCCGTGGCCCCGAAGGCGAGGTTATGGCCCTGCGTTATAATGACCGCCCCTGGGTGGGGGTGCAGTTTCATCCCGAGTCGGTACTCACGCCCGAAGGGCTGCGCCTGCTGGGCAATTTTCCGCAGATGATCATGGATGCCGGTGGGCCAGCATCCAACTTTGCGGATATTCTCGAGCGGCTGGCCCGTGGAGAAGACCTCAGCGCTGAGATGGCTGCCGCAGGTTTTGCCGCCCTTATGGACGGGAAAATGACTTCGGCCCAGGCCGGGAGCTTTCTCATGGGGCTGCGCATGAAAGGTGAAAGCGCTCTGGAACTGGCTCACGCCACACGCGCCGCCCTTGCTCGTGCCGTGCGCGTGGACGGCGTTTCGGGTACGACCATTGACGTGGTGGGTACAGGCGGCGACGGGCGCAACTCTTTTAACTGCTCCACGGCCACATCGCTTGTTCTGGCGGGCATGGGCTACAAGGTGGTCAAACACGGCGGCCGCGCCGTTTCTTCAAAATGCGGCAGCGCCGACGCCCTTGAAGCTCTCGGTATCGCGCTGGACGAAAACCCCGCCTCGGTGGCCGAAATGGTCAAAAAGCGCAATTTTGCCTTTTTGTTCGCGCCGCACTTTCATCCCTCCTTTGCCAATATCGGTCCTGTGCGCAAGGAACTGGGGGTGCGCACACTCTTCAACATACTGGGCCCCATGATCAATCCCGCCCGGCCCAGCCATCTGCTCATGGGGGTGGCCCGGCCGGAACTGGTGGATCTTGTGGCCGAAACCCTGCTTCAGGGACCGTTGTACCGGGCGGCCGTGGTTTGCGGCGCGGGCGACTATGACGAGATCACACCCATTGGCCCCGCGCGCATGGCCTTGCTGCATGCCGGCTCTGTGACACCTATGACGCTTGACCCCCGCGATTTCGGCATCCTGCCGTGCACCGTGGAAGATCTGGCCGTGGACGGCAAGGATGAGGCCGTGGCCGTGCTCAGGGGGATACTCGATGGTGAAGGCCCGCGCGCCATGCTGGACATGGTGGCCCTCAATGTGGGGCTGGCGGTGTACCTGCTGGAAGAAAACATGGACATGGCCCTGTGCATGGCGCGCGCGCGCGAAGCCGTAAGCGGAGGCTTTGGCAGGAAGGTGCTGCATGCTGCTTGA